The genomic stretch GTTAAATAGGGCCGCGACGGTCTCGCCTTGGCCGATCTCAACGATTTTGCCTGGGAAGGCAGCCGGAACGACATGTTGGAAGCAACGCTCGCCATAGCCCCGATGATGGATGGGGAAAATAAATAAGCATAATCAGCTAGTTACTGGATATTGTGTGCAAAACAAGCACACGAAAGTTCTGCTTCTCTTCTTTTTTCGTTCCCGCGAAGAAGCCGCCGAAAGCCCGTTTTCGGACGCTCTTCTGCCGAGATTTTGACCGTTCCGATGCGGATGTTCGCCGGGAGCCAAGGCGTGGAGGCTGCCTCCATTCAGCTTCCAACAGCCCGCCCTAGGCGGCGGCAAAACTGTCTGGGGCCGGCTTCGTTCTGCCCTTGCCTAGCGCCAGATTCTATCGTCGGTCACGAGACCGCTATCACCGTCAGAGCGGGCAAGCGATGGAGTCCCTTCGACGGCGAAGACAATTCCTGCGTCCTCAAACGCTTGGCGGATGGCCGCGATGTTGTGGGGACGCGGTTTCCTCAAGCCATTCTCAAGAACGGCGATCGTCATTTCGCTGAGATTGGCCTTTGCCGCAAGGCGAACTCGCGACCAGTTCAGTAAGGCTCGCGCTGCCCTTGCTTGATCTGCAGAGAGTAGGTTTCGGCTGTCCATAGGACCACGAACATTCAATATGGCTAAAATGTTCCCTTGATCTTCTGCAAACATCTAAAGGCACGCCTTGCCGGTAAGCCGCGGCTTATGCATTATCCAGCCCTTAAGCGTGAGGTGCGCCGTTGCAAGACGAGCTTATCGAACGGCCTGGGCGTGGCTGGGACGCCCAGGAAGGAAGGCCCGGTCGACCTCGAAATTGATAAGGTCTGATGGGCGAGCGATGCCTGAATTTCGCCAAGCTGAACGTGTCGTGCTGGTTCGACGGCTCGGATCTCGTCGCGATCGAACACTGGGGTTATCGCCAGCCGAAGTGGACGATGAAAAAAAGCCGAAAGACTGGCAACCATTGCCCGAGGTGTATCAAAAGGCACGCGAGGAGGAGCAGGCGGCCGCACTGGAGCGCTTCCGTGCCAAGCAGGCAGAGCATAGGGCGAGGTTGATCAAGCTGTCAGATGGGCGCCCTACGCCGGCGCTGGCTGAATAGCGCCGCTAGCCCGAAACGCGCGCTGGCGGGGGCTCTGAGAGAGCCTGGGAACCGAATCAGGGTGGCGGCTTCTAGCATTCAAAGAAGCATGAGGCGCGCCTAATGTTCAGAGACAAAAAAACACAGATTTTGGAAGCTGGGCTGTTCGTCGCGGTCCCAGTTTCTATCCTGGTCGCGGTGGTGATGGTCAGCCTTACGTTTGGGTGGTTTGCATGAGCACGGTCGGCCCTGTAGGACAGCGGCAGGCGGGAAAACGCGCGCTAGCGGGCTTCTTGCGGCCCGTCCGGCGAGCTTGCCATTCGAAACCAAGCTGGTGACGACAGGGCCGGCGCGGCCGCCCACTTACTTATCAGTGGCGGCCTGGGAGATGACTGATGCACTCCTCGAGAAGCTTCAGTCTGTCTTTAGTTGCCCGTAGTTCGTGAGCGATGTCATGAAGTTTCCATTTCGCGTTGGATTGATTGGCGGCGTTTATCAGTTCGCCTTCGAGCAATACGATTCGCTCTCGAACTTGTTGAGCATCGACCAGCCGCAATTCTCTGATCAAACCTGGGCCACGCATCTTTCCGTGTCGCGTTGGTGAACTGACCAAATGTTAGCAGGCGAAAGCTAACGCCGTCGGATTCGAAACGCTTGAATTTTAACTGTTGCTAATAATATGCGTCCTGCCAACCGGAGACCGGGCACGGTCTCATGCGCGTTCGTTCATGGAGGCCGCGGCACGCTTCGGCGGCATAGGACAGCGGCCAGCGGGAAACGCGCGCTGGGCGAGGCCTAATGTCGGTCGCTCGCTCACCTTCGGCCATTCTCTTGCGCCGATTGGCCGATAAAGAACGTCCGATGGAAATTCGACTGAAACGGGCGATTGCTGTCTTGGTGATCTGGTCCACCGCTGACGGGGCGATGGCTTTCGAAAACACGGCAGAGCCTATCGACAACACGACTACGCCTGTATTCATTACTCGCGAGAACTGGACACTTGAGGGGGCTGTTGAGGGCATCAAGGAACAATGGATCGAGATGCCGTTCATCCGAGCATGGGCTTATGCGGAAGCGATCGACCGATACTGCTTCCCCGCAAAATCATACACCAAAGTTGTGGGCGTCGGCCTTGAGGAAGCGGCTAAATCCCAGGACAGATTTAGCCCTGGGATGCTTGCCAGCGCTGAGCGTGATGCAGCGGACCATTTGCGAGGCGAGTATCTGGCTTGCGCCCCCGCGATCCGGTTCATTGAGGATACCGTCGTTCGAATGCCCGAGCTCGAGAACCAGTTCACCACAGCGCAGTTGCGACTGAATGACGCCAGGGCCGCCATCGCTAAGTTTTGCGCAATAAGGGGCCGGAAGCGATCCCCGCCGCTCAAGATATGCATCGGCGGCTACCTGCCCGATTGATGAGGACCTCAGCGAGCCGCGCTGAGAACAGCGGCCAAGCTGAACGCGCGTCAACGGGCTTATGGAACCTAATAAGCAGGCGCAGCTTATTCGCGACATGACCGCACGCGGAATCAACTTCTTGCATCGATGGCTGGCCAACAACGTCCCCGAGACGACGAACGCTGATGACATCTCTGTTGAGGAACTCACGCACAAGCTGATCGCGGACGCCAAGGCACTCGGCATCAGGCGGGGCGAGATCGACGAAGAGGTGGACGCCTCTATCGCACGATCCTCGACGCTATTGTGCATTACGAGCCTGGCCTGCCTGAATAGCTCTTGCCATCGAGATCGAGGCGAGGAATATGATCCTCTGTTGCGGCGGTCCTTCAAGGGAGATCGCCATGCCTCAAAAAACCCTCGCTGATACCCTTGCAGCCCGCGAAAGCGTCCACGTCAACTGCAGCCATCCCATGTGCTGCATGACCAAGCTCGATATTAAGGCGCTCATTGATAGGCTCGGACCTGGGCATGGCTCAATGCATCAGGATCTCGTCGGGCTCTTCGGTTGCTCGAATTGCAAGGCCGCCGGCCGCGATCGGCGCCCGGTGTTCTTCACCTTCATTCCCGACTACGAAGGCCAGCAGAGAGAGCGGAACCGCGACTGGAAGCCGACTTTCAATACCTAAAAGGCTAATGCGGCCCGGCGCCTATAGATTGGGATGTGAATAGGAACCGGGCCTAACCGACAGGCTGTTTGTGAGAACGGCGCCGAGGGCTAGCGAATATATGCGCCTATGCTAATACAATCGGGACTTATCAATACGAACGATGGAAGCAGCAAAAGGTGGAGCACAAGCCGGCCACAACCTACGTCGTCAGCGTCTTCGAGAAGCCGCACTGGCGCACCGTGCTGACCACCAAGGACAAGCAGAAGGCGTTCGATATGGCGAAGGAGATCGGCGACAAGGTGGGGATCAGGCAGAAGGTGAAGCGTTAGCAGACACCTAGCAATGATAACGGCAAATGCTTTTAGGCCGCTCCAATGCCCTTGCGAATCCGTAAGTCGCTTAATGCTTGCCAGGCTCATATGACAAGGAATTTCTGGGAGGAAAGCCGGTGGGACTGCTCAGAGGGCTTCGCATAAAACTGGGGCTGAAGAAGCATCCTCTGCCGCCGCTGCCCGGTGTCGAGATCGGTCGTCATGCCTACGGGCTCGTGAAGAACTCCTTTTGGGGTGCGCATGAGAAATCGCCAATACGAATAGGTTCTTTCTGCTCGGTTGGCCCGGGTGTGCTCTTTCTCGGCGCGGCCCGAACATCGCACCAACACAGCCACCAGCTATCCGCTTCGAGTCGTTGACGGGAAGATCCGTAATGGCGCTGAGGCTTCTAGCAAAGGACCTACCACGGTCAGCCATGACGTATGGTTTGGTGCTCGCTGTATCATCCTAGGCGGCGTCACGATCGGGAACGGAGCGGTCATCGGTGCTGGCAGCATCGTCACCAGGGACATTCCCCCTTACGCCGTCGCGGTCGGCAATCCAGCTCGCGTCATCCGCTACCGGTTCGCGCCTGATGTCATTGGGCGCTTGCAGGCATTGGAATGGTGGAACTGGAGCGATCGCCTGATCGGCGAACGCGCCTCGATTTTGACGACGATGGATGCAAAACATTTCCTAGACGCCGTAACGCAGCAATCAACGGGGACTGTGCGCGAGCAAAGCCGGGCTGAACCAGCGGCGTGACGTATCTCTAATACCAACGGTCTTGGCTGCTGACTCTTTTGTGATTTTGGCCGATTTGCGCGCCGTGATTCCCTATTGCCGAAGGAGATTCGGCGATGGGATCAGCGGTGAAGTTGCGGACGAACTTTTCGGCGGGGGAGCTTCGCCGTCTTGCCCGGAACTCAAAGGATGTGCGCCAGAGCAGCCGGCTGTTGTCGATCGCAGCGGTTCTGGACGGCATGAGCCGGGCCGATGCGGCCCGGATCGGCGGGATGGATCGCCAGACGCTACGCGACTGGGTGCATCGGTTCAACACGGCCGGCCCCGATGGTCTTGTGGACCAATGGGCACCGGGACCAGCGTCCCGGCTGTCGCATGAGCAGCAGGCCGAACTGGCCGCGCTTGTGGAGAAGGGCCCGGATCGTGCCGTCGATGGCGTCGTTCGCTGGCGGCGGATCGACCTGAAGAAAGCCATCAAGGACCGCTTCGGCATTGATTATGACGCGCGCTATGTCGGGAAGCTGCTGCACAAGCTCGGCTTCTCCCACATGAGTGTGCGACCGCGTCATCCGGCGCAGGATGCCCATATCATCGAGGAATTCAAAAAAACTGGCCTCGCACGCTGAAGGCGCATCTTTGCGACTTGCCGCCGCGCACGAAGGTGGAGATCTGGTTCCAGGACGAAGCAAGGATCGGCCAGAAGAACGGGATTGTACGGCAGTGGGCCAGACGCGGCACGCGGCCGCGACAGCCGGCCGACCAGCGCTACAAGAGCGCCTACCTGTTCGGCGCCATCTGCCCAGCACGTGGTACCGGGGCGGCTCTCGCACTGCCGTTTGCCGATACCGAGGCCATGCAACTCCATATCAACGAGATCAGCCGCCATGTCGAAAAGGGCGCCCATGCCGTACTCGTCATGGATCGCGCCGGATGGCACACCACCGCAAACCTCAGCATACCGGACAACATCACCCCGATCTTCCTGCCGTCGCGCGCGCCGGAGCTGAACCCGGTCGAGAACGTCTGGCAGTATATGCGCCAGAACTGGCTCTCCAACCGTGTCTTCGACAGCTATGACGATATCATCGATGCGGCCTGCGACGCCTGGCAGAAACTCCTCGCAGATTCCGAGACCATCACATCAATCGGGATGCGCCAATGGGCCCATGTCGGTCAAACCCCATGACTCTTGGTATAAGGGGCGTGGCCAGATAGATCGCGCCGAGAGTGAAGCACTG from Mesorhizobium sp. NZP2077 encodes the following:
- a CDS encoding helix-turn-helix transcriptional regulator encodes the protein MFAEDQGNILAILNVRGPMDSRNLLSADQARAARALLNWSRVRLAAKANLSEMTIAVLENGLRKPRPHNIAAIRQAFEDAGIVFAVEGTPSLARSDGDSGLVTDDRIWR
- a CDS encoding CatB-related O-acetyltransferase; the protein is MCSFSARPEHRTNTATSYPLRVVDGKIRNGAEASSKGPTTVSHDVWFGARCIILGGVTIGNGAVIGAGSIVTRDIPPYAVAVGNPARVIRYRFAPDVIGRLQALEWWNWSDRLIGERASILTTMDAKHFLDAVTQQSTGTVREQSRAEPAA
- a CDS encoding IS630 family transposase (programmed frameshift) produces the protein MGSAVKLRTNFSAGELRRLARNSKDVRQSSRLLSIAAVLDGMSRADAARIGGMDRQTLRDWVHRFNTAGPDGLVDQWAPGPASRLSHEQQAELAALVEKGPDRAVDGVVRWRRIDLKKAIKDRFGIDYDARYVGKLLHKLGFSHMSVRPRHPAQDAHIIEEFKKNWPRTLKAHLCDLPPRTKVEIWFQDEARIGQKNGIVRQWARRGTRPRQPADQRYKSAYLFGAICPARGTGAALALPFADTEAMQLHINEISRHVEKGAHAVLVMDRAGWHTTANLSIPDNITPIFLPSRAPELNPVENVWQYMRQNWLSNRVFDSYDDIIDAACDAWQKLLADSETITSIGMRQWAHVGQTP